In the Syntrophus aciditrophicus SB genome, CTCACAGCCCATCATCATGACTGTCTCATTGCTCTTCCAGATCAACCACTCCCGCTTCCCCTCCCATACATCCCCGCCATCTTCTCCACTTCGCATTTCGCCTTCTCCCGGAGCCAGGCCGGTTCAAGGATTTCCGCGCCGGCGCCCCAGCGGAAGGCCCACCAGAGAACCTCGCGGGGTTCGGCGACCTGCACCTCGAAGCGGATGAATCCGCCATTTTCTATAGTGACGACCTGGCTGTGATGCCAGAGGGTTTCTTCGATATAGGGCCGGATGTGGGCGGTGAAACGCACCACGACCCTCTGGGTTGTCGTTCCCCCGAACACGGAAAAGGCATTCCGGTAACGTTTACCGAAGTCGTAATCATCGGGAATGGAAAATCGAATGGGAGTGAAGGCAATGTCTCTGATCCGGTTCAGTCGGAACATCCGGACATCCCGGCGAAGGCAGGCATAGCCCTCCACATAGAGGGAGCGGTCCTGAAAAAAGAGATGATAGGGGTCCAGTTCTTCCCGTTCAGGTTGCGAATCCAGGGGTTTTTTGTACGTGAGGATAATGCGGCGTTTTTCGAAAATGGCCATACTGATCTTGTTCATGACCTCTTTCCGGCAGCCGTACCCTTCCCTCAGTACCAGATCATTGAAGAGGGAAACCGCCGTTTCCCTTATGGGGTCGGACAAACCGGCAGCCAGTTTGCGGGCGGCGTTAAGAACCTCAAAGCTGAGGCTATAATCTCCCGAAGCCGACAACTGCCGGGCAGCCATCAACAGAGCCCAACGCTCGCTCAACGTGAGGTTTTCAACGGGGCAATAGGCAACCCGGGAAATGACGAACCGTCGCCGGCGGCGGTCCCAGGAAAATTCGAATCCGAGTTCCGCGAGCGCCGCCTTGTCCTTGTAAAACTGCGCCCTGCTGATCCGGTGGATCTTAACGAGCTGCTCCACCGTGAGATAGGGTTCGCTTTTGATGTTCGAAATGAGCCGGATCAACCGGTGGGATTTTTTCAATCGTGATTTCATTATTAAAGTATCAACTTTCGCAGGAATAAGAGAATGGCAATGACAATGAGCACAGGAACTGCGAAGAGATACAGGACAAAATCCGTATTATCAAGCCCTTTTAACTGCTCCGCCTACAGCTGGGTAGACCGAGGCGGCAAAGCTATCTCAGGTATCTCAGGCGGATTGAAAGAAAGGTAAGGATCGAGGGCAGGCTGAAAATCAGTGCGCGATGGCGGAATTCGGCTGCTCTGCTTGAAACGCCACGCACTTTATTCTATGATGATTTAAGAGGGATATCGGTGGGAGACACTTCCCCTGTGTCAGGCCGGCCTGAGTCGGAGACGGGTTATGCCGAGCAGAACGACTGCTTTCAGGCCGTACACTGGATCCCGGAATCATGGTCATCGGCGCTCAGCCGTGGAGGGAGATAAAGATGATGGAGAACATTCTGCTGATTCCCATAGGCGCTGTCGATTCGGGCATTCTCGATTCGACGGCCGGCGCGTTACGGGAAATCTTCGGTTGCGAAGCCATGTCAGGAAAATCGCAGCCTGTCCCACCCGAAACATACGATGCGCGGAGACGCCAATACGCGTCCCACAGAATTCTGAAAATTCTGGAGCCCCTGAAACCGGACAGGCACACAATCCTCCTTGGGGTGATC is a window encoding:
- a CDS encoding helix-turn-helix transcriptional regulator, which gives rise to MKKSHRLIRLISNIKSEPYLTVEQLVKIHRISRAQFYKDKAALAELGFEFSWDRRRRRFVISRVAYCPVENLTLSERWALLMAARQLSASGDYSLSFEVLNAARKLAAGLSDPIRETAVSLFNDLVLREGYGCRKEVMNKISMAIFEKRRIILTYKKPLDSQPEREELDPYHLFFQDRSLYVEGYACLRRDVRMFRLNRIRDIAFTPIRFSIPDDYDFGKRYRNAFSVFGGTTTQRVVVRFTAHIRPYIEETLWHHSQVVTIENGGFIRFEVQVAEPREVLWWAFRWGAGAEILEPAWLREKAKCEVEKMAGMYGRGSGSG